GACCTAGCCTAGCAGGCATGAATGGGCCATGCCTACGCATGTAATCAGCAACCTCCATAACCTTCATCCTAGTATATTCGAAAGCTGGATCATCAAACAAATCGGCTGGACCTATGAGCTTACCATTATTCAACTGGAATCCTAACGCCACAATCCTTGGTGGACCATCAAACCTAGTGCACTTAGCATCCCTCAATGAAACTGGCATTAATGGGCCGTAATGACTCCCCCTCATCCAACCAGCAACCAGATGTGGGAAGGAAAATGCCTCCAAAACCTCACCCACAGCTGGGAGACCACTCTGCGTCCTAACAATACATACTGGATCATCTTTACCAACATATCTACCGGCAATGAGGGATAATCTAGTTGTGGAGCATGAAGCTGCAATCAACCCCTCCCTACTATGAATCTTATGTATAACATACCTACCAGTGGTTCCAAGTAGTGCTAAGAGATCATACATTTCTTCAGGGCAATTCAATGTAACCCTTAACCCCTCCAAAACATCCAGCACTGTGAAGCTGAACCCTTTATGAAGCCTTGGATCTATGACAAGCCCAGCAGTATTGAATGGATCTGCAAAGACTCTGAATAATGGGAGGTTGAAGGCTCCAGGCTCAGTCTTATCAGCTGCAAAAACTATGATGGGCTCACTAGGCCTCTCCTCAAACTCCATTTCAGCAACCCCAGGCCCTAAACCCCTAACATTACCTGAAAATGCATCACTCAATAGGTCTTGACCAGCAGCATAGAGCTTCATGGGCTTTGAAACATTATCAGTAACCATCTTGAAGGTATTCCAAGCTAAACCATGAATTTCAGGATTATCCTCACCCTTAGTATGCGTCATTAAAAGCTCCAAATCATCACCACAATTGAAGACGTAGAAGTCCAGTATAAGACCAGTTTCAGCAGCCAATTTTAGATTCTCCCTAGCAACTTCAATCTGCTTTGGATGAACTATATGATGCCCCGCCAAGCTTCCAACATCAGCTTTAATTAAACTTACAGTAACCTTCAATATTTATCACCGAAAATATTGTGTTTCAATGGGTATTTAAAGGTATCCAGCTTACTCCTTAGCCTCATAATAGTAGTATTCGCCTATACTCTTCTGATGCCTATCAAGCCATGAATCTGGCTTATTAAC
This portion of the Candidatus Methanomethylicota archaeon genome encodes:
- a CDS encoding fructose-1,6-bisphosphatase, with the translated sequence MKVTVSLIKADVGSLAGHHIVHPKQIEVARENLKLAAETGLILDFYVFNCGDDLELLMTHTKGEDNPEIHGLAWNTFKMVTDNVSKPMKLYAAGQDLLSDAFSGNVRGLGPGVAEMEFEERPSEPIIVFAADKTEPGAFNLPLFRVFADPFNTAGLVIDPRLHKGFSFTVLDVLEGLRVTLNCPEEMYDLLALLGTTGRYVIHKIHSREGLIAASCSTTRLSLIAGRYVGKDDPVCIVRTQSGLPAVGEVLEAFSFPHLVAGWMRGSHYGPLMPVSLRDAKCTRFDGPPRIVALGFQLNNGKLIGPADLFDDPAFEYTRMKVMEVADYMRRHGPFMPARLGPDEMEYTTLPQVLEKLKDRFEKVK